TGAGCGTGCCGGGGGCTTTACCAGCCACCAGCTGCACCGGCACCGGAAAGCGGAATCTCAGCTGGCCCTGCCGGTACACCGTGCGCGGGTTGCCGGCCAGCGTAGTGCCGGCCACGGCCTGCTTTTTGCCAGTCGCCGTCGGCACCGGAAAGCGAATGTTCAGGGTATCGCGGTGCTCGTTGCCCACGCTGTCGGCAGTAGCCAGCAGGTAGCGCCCATCGCTAATAGCAGGAGTTTTATATATAACCAGGGTATGCCCGAAGTCGGCCAGCTGGGTAGCGGCCTGTACGGCGGCCGTGGCCGCCGCATCTGCCGGGACCAGCGGCGCCAGGGTAGCCGTGCGCAGGCCTTCGTTGAACTGTATGCGCACCTGCGTGGCAGTCGATTCGATACCCGTTCGCCGGGGCGGCAGGCGGTCGGGCCGCACCAGCTTCAGCACGCGGGGTGCGGTGGTATCGCTTACCAGGAGCGGCGCGGGCAGGTAGGCGATTTTCTCGCCGTCGTCGAAGCGGTTATTATTGTTTTTATCCGTCCAGGCATATACCCGGTAGGGCGCTACGCGAATAAAACGGAGCTGAAACTGCCCTTTATCGTCGGTGCGGGTAAGGTAGTAGGGCTGGCCGCGGCGCACGGTCACGGTATCGCTGGTGCGATAGAGACCCACCACTACGTCGTTGGCCGGGCGGCCCGTAAGCAGGTCCGATACACTACCGCGCACCGCGCCCGAATCGAGGGTGGCGCCGGTGCTGAAGCTCAGGGCCTGGTATTTGGCGGGCTGGCTTTCCGTCGCATCCGAGATGGCCTTGCGGAAGTTAAACGAATACGTAGTATTGGCTTCCAGCGGTTTTTTGAACAGCAGCGATACGGCGTCGCGGTCGGTACGCACCGAGTACGAGTTGTCGGGCCGCAGCTGGGGCGTAATAAGCAGATTCTTAGTCAAGTCCTTTACCTGAATCGGCTCCGAAAACGTGAGGCGGATAAACTGTTGCTTCACGTTGCGGGCGGCGCTGTCGGGCGAGGTGGCAATGAGCCGCGGCGGCGTTTTATCGCGCGGGCCGCCCTGCGGCGAGCTGATGGCCGCGCAGCTGCCCAGGCCCAGCAGCAGGGTCAGCGCCAGTAGTGCTTCGGCTCCCCGGCTCCGCCGGCCGGCCCGTGCTTTTGATTTACTAATCAACAAAAAATAAAAAGCAGCGCGAAAACTCATCGGCAATATAGCGGCGGAAAAACTCGGTAAAAATAGGCCGCTTCCGGTGAGCCGGCTAGCTGGCGGCGGGCAGAGTCCGCTCGGCTACGTAGAGCAAGCTCGAATATTGCCCGCCGTGCTGGGCCGCGTACTGGTTAGACCGATACCCCGCTTTGAGCACGGCCAGCGGCCCCCCGCCCCGCTCGGCCGGCAGGTTGCGCTCGCTTAGCATACTTACATAATACGCATCCAGGGAAAGCGGCACGGTCTGGCTGATGCGCAGCCCGTGCCGGCTCAGCAGCGCCTGCATAGTAGCCGGCACAAAATGGTAGAGGTGGCGCGGCACATCGTACGCAGCCCAGTCCTGGCGATAGTGCTGCGCATCCAGGCTTTCGGGATTGGGCACGGCCACCAGCAGCCGGCCCCCCGGCTTCAGGGCCGCCAATAGCTGGCGAAGGGTTTCGTTGAGCAGATGCACGTGCTCCAGCACGTGCCACAGCGTTATCACCTCGAAACTGGCGGCGGGTAAGGTGGCGAGCGCCGAAGCATCCAGAATAGGCTGGCCCACGCGGGAAGCGGCATCCAGCCGCGCCCGCGGGTTGGGTTCGATACCCGTTACCTGCCAGCCGGCGCTTTTGGCCCGGGCCAGAAAATGCCCCGTACCGCAGCCGTAGTCGAGCAGCCGGCCCACCTGCCCGCCATTGAGCTTCGTGATAAGCGCCACCTTGCGGCGAACCGTGAAAAAGCGAGCCGCCTTATATACCCGGTTTACTATACCCTGCGCTTTGCTGTTGTGCGAAACGTACGCATCTGACTCATAGTAGCGCCCAATGTGCGCGGCCGTGGGGCGGGGGTTGGTAAACTGCAGGCCGCAGCCACCGCATTGCTGAATGGTAAACGTTTCCTGGCTCACCGATTTGTCCTGGACCTGAAGCCGGGCCTGCAAATCGGGGCTGGAGCATACCGGGCATTTACCTAATAACTCGCTGGTATTGAGAGATTCTAACGGCACAATAACGAAAAAAGTAGCGCGGCAAAGTTCGCAGTATTTGGACGATTGCGAAGCCTACCGGCCCAGATAGACCATCAACACCGAGACGTCGGCCGGGCTCACGCCGCTGATGCGCGAAGCCTGCCCCAACGTTTCGGGCTGAATCTTAAGTAGTTTCTCGCGGGCCTCGTGGCTGAGCGCGGGCATAGCCCCGTAGTTGAGCCGGCCCTGAATCACGAAGTTTTCCAGCTCGCGCATACGCTGGGCCTGCTGCTGCTCCTTCTGCAAATACGTCTCGTACTTGGTTTGGATGATAGCCTGCTCCTGCGCTTCGACGCTGAAGGCCGCCAGCTTTTCGGCCAGCGCGGGCAAAGCGGCTGCCAAAGCCGGAAGCTCAATAGTAGGCCGGCGCAACAAATTGAGAGCCCGGGTTTTTTCGTGAATCTCGGCCGAGCCGTGCTCGGCTAAAAACCCGTTGATGGCGGCCGGCTCAATGCCGAAGCCCTGCAGTACGTCCAGCACGGCGGCCGTGTCAGCTTCTTTCTGGCGCACGCGCGCCAGGCGCTCGTCGCTGGCCAGGCCCAGGGCGTGGCCCAGCGGCGTCAGGCGCAGGTCGGCATTATCCTGGCGCAAAAGGATGCGGTGCTCGGCGCGGCTTGTAAACATGCGGTAAGGCTCGTCGGTGCCTTTGTTGATAAGGTCGTCGATGAGCACCCCAATGTAGGCCTCGTCGCGCCGCAGCGTAAAGGCCGGCTTGTCGTGGGCACGCTGGTGGGCGTTGATGCCCGCCATCAGGCCCTGGCAGGCCGCTTCCTCGTAGCCGGTAGTGCCATTGATTTGGCCGGCCAGCCAGAGGTTGCGCACGGGCTTGGTTTCGAGGGTGCTGGTGAGCTGCGTGGGCGGAAAGAAGTCGTACTCAATCGCGTAGCCCGGCCGAAACATCTTGGCCTTCTCGAAGCCCGCAATTTCGCGCAGGGCCCGGTACTGCACATCTTCGGGCAGCGAGCTGCTGAAGCCGTTCACGTAGCATTCGACGGTGCTCCAGCCTTCGGGCTCCACAAAAATCTGGTGCCGGTCCTTGTCGGCAAAGCGGTTGATTTTGTCTTCCACGCTCGGGCAGTAGCGCGGCCCCAGGCCCTTGATGCGCCCCTGAAACATGGGCGACTTCTCAAACCCTTCGCGCAGAATGTCATGCACCCGCTCGTTAGTATACGTGATATAGCACGGGCGCTGGCCCGTGAGCGGCGGCGTGTCGAGGTACGAAAAGCGACTGGGGTTGGCGTCGCCGTCCTGCACTTCCATCTTCGAGTAGTCGAGCGAGCGGCCATCGACGCGGGGCGGCGTGCCGGTTTTCATGCGCCCGGCCTCAAAGCCCAGCTCCACAAGCTGCTCGGTGATGCCCCGGCTGTTTTTCTCAGCGGCGCGGCCACCCCCGAAGTTCTTTTCGCCAATGTGAATCAGGCCATTAAGAAAGGTGCCGTTGGTAAGCACCACCGTTTTGCTCCGAAACTCAATGCCCAGTGCGGTGCGAATGCCCACGCAGACGTCGTTCTCCACAATAAGCCCAGTCACGGCTTCCTGCCAGAAATCGACGTTCGGAATCTGCTCCAGCGTCAGGCGCCACGCTTCGGCAAAGCGCATGCGGTCGCTTTGGGCGCGCGGGCTCCACATGGCGGGGCCTTTCGAGCGGTTCAGCATCCGAAACTGAATCATGGTGCGGTCGGTAATGATACCCGACTGGCCACCCAGGGCGTCTATCTCGCGCACTATCTGGCCTTTGGCCACACCGCCCATGGCAGGGTTGCACGACATCTGGGCGATGGTGTTCAGGTTCATCGTTACCAGCAGCACCTGCGAGCCGAGGTTGGCAGCCGCGGCGGCTGCTTCGCAGCCCGCGTGGCCCGCGCCCACCACAATGAGGTCGTATTCAGTATCGGAGAACATAGGAGCTAGCGCTAAAAATTGCCTGATAGAACAATTGCTCCTCAGGACAACAAAAACAGGCTACAAAGTTCGTTATAAAATGGCTAGCTGCCGGTTGCTGTAAAACGGAGTGGCGCTTTTCTGGGTGAGCGAGCAACTCGTTCAATGCCAAAGGGAGCGGTATTCTATTCTACAAGTAAAAATTAATATATAAAAATATTAATTATATTCCCTGGCCTGGTCGCGCTCCTGGCGCTCGGCCAGCAGCGCCGCGGCCTGCCGGTTTACTTCCTCCCAGCTGAAAGGCCGCCACTGGTGCGTGCGGGCATTGAAAACCTCCGTAGCGGCCGCGCAGGCAAATAGCTTATAATCGAACTTGGGGTAGCCGTGCACCAGGTAGCCCGGATAATAGTAGGCCAGCTGCTGCCGGCGGGCGTGCTCCAGCTTGAGCAGCATCAGGTATTTGCCCAGGCTGTGCCGGTGGTAAGCCGGGTCATAAAAATTGACGATGCCCGCGATGCTGTCGGTACCGCGGTCAAAAACGCCGGCGGCAATCAGCTGCTCGCCGTCGCGCACTTCCATAATGCTCGTATCGAATACGTTGTGCGCGCCACCCTCGAGTAGCAGGTCGGCCAGCGAAGGATTGGCTTCAAAGTCAATCGACTGGTGATAGCGGGCGTACAGCGCCTCGTATTCGGGCGTGAGCCGAAACGGCCGGCTGGCAACGCTAAACCGCTCGTTGAGCCGAAATAAGCGGCGCTGCTTGGGGCCATAAGTTACGCGGCTCACTACCAGGCGCAGCCAATGGGTCGTATACAGGCCGGTTTCGAGCGGTAAAAATTCGCACGTGAACAGGTTTTGCCCCATGCGGTAATAGCCCTGCCCCAGGTAATAATCCAGGAAATCGCCGGGCAGGCGGGATAGCGCGACACTCATGCCAGCAAAACGCTCCGCGCCCTAAAATGTGCGCAGCGACAAGCAGTAATCCTCCTTGCGGCGCATGGCAGTCTGGCTCAGCAGGTCTTTGTCGTGGTAGCCCAGCAGGTGCAGCACGCCGTGAATCATGACGCGGTGCAGCTCATCACGAAAGCTGAGGTTCAGGTCTTTAGCATTGTCGGCTACGCGCTCCACGCTAATGAAGATATCGCCCTCCAGTACTTCCGCGTCGTCGGCATTATCAAAGGTGATAATGTCAGTAAGCGTGTCATGGTTAAGGTATTCCATGTTCAGCTTGTGCAGGTACTCATCGGAGCAGAAGATGAACGTGAGCTGGGCAATACGGTACTCATGCACCGCCGCGATGCGTTCAATCCAGGCCACGAGGTCCTCGGCATCGCGCAGGCCAAACTCGGGCACGTCTTCGACGACAAACTCAATGCCGGGGGCCTCAAAGTAGCGCACGCCGGCGACGGAGGCTAGGCTCATGCCGCGGCTTGCTCAGAAGTACCGTTAGTGCCAGCGTGCAGGGCGAAAGTCAGCTCAAGGCGGCGGCCTTCTTTGCTGAACTCCACTTCATCGGCCAGGTGGCGGATGAGGAAGATGCCGCGGCCGCCCGGGTTTTCAAGGTTATCGGGTGCCGTCGGGTCGTCGAGGTTGTTGTAGTCAAACCCGGTGCCTTCGTCTTCAATCTCAAACTTAAGCTGGTCGGGGTTCACATACAGCGACAGGTACACGTTCTTGTCCTTGTCAAACTTATTGCCGTGCCGGATAGCGTTATTCACAGCTTCCGTAACGGCCACCATGATATTGCCATAGATATCGTCCTCAATCTGGAACGTGTCTTTAGAGTTATCAATGAAGCTCTCCACGACGCGGATATTTTCCACGAGCGATGGAATCTGAATTTTAACCTGCTTCATAAGGGGTTTCGAAAGTATAAAGAGAGCGACGCGGCAAAAAAGAAGGGCAAAAGTAGAAAACGATAGCCAAAAAACAGACGAGGCCGTAGCAGGGTGGTTTTCGGCCACTTGGCACAACCCAATCCGAAGTTTGAAGACAGTAACCGGCCTCTACGTAACGAGGGCAGGCGGGTTGCAAAAAAGTTACTTGCTCTTTTGGAAATACTCGCTTACTTTCTGCTGATAGTAAGGCGTTAGCGTAGGTTGCTGTCGACGCAGTATTTCTGTTTGCTGGCTGGGAGCGGCCGCTTTATATTTTTCAAAGGCCGGCGGGAAAACCGGTGGATGATTTTGGGCAGCCTGGGCCTCCCGCTTGGTATCCTGGTCGCGCTCGCGGGCCGACTTCTCGGCTTCGAGCAGGCGCGTCAGTATCTGGCGCTGGCGCTGGATGGTTTCTTCGGTGAGGCGCTTATTGACCAGGTCGGTCTCGGTCTGTTCCATCAGCTTCTTCATTTCGGCGGCGTTGCCGGCCCCGCCCTGGCCGGTTTTGTCGGGGCCGTTGAGGCCGTTTTTACCATCTTTGCCGCCTTCTTTGCCGCCGGGCTTATCGCCGCCCGGCATATTGCCGAGTTGCTGCATTGCCTGCCGCAGCAGCTGCTGCTGGCCGGCCAGGCGGGCCAGCTCCTGCGAGAGGGCGCGGCCGGTTTTGCCGCTCTGCTGCAGCTGCTGAATCTGCTCGTTGAGCTGCTGCTGCATTTTGCCGAGGCTGCCGGGGCCGGGCGAGCCGCCTTTGCCTTTTTTCTTGCCCTTGCCGCTGCCGCTCTGGGGCTGGCCCTTGCCCTGCATCTGCTGCATGTCCTGCTGCATCTGCTTCAGGGCATCGGAGAGCATGAGCGCCAGGTTGTTGATGCTGGTCATGGCCTGCTGCTGGGTGGCAGTGGCGCGGGCCACGTCGCGCTGCTTGATATGGGTAAACGACTCATCCATGCGGCCGTTCATCTCGCCTACCTCACGGGTCACAAAGC
The sequence above is drawn from the Hymenobacter baengnokdamensis genome and encodes:
- a CDS encoding Ig-like domain-containing domain, translated to MLISKSKARAGRRSRGAEALLALTLLLGLGSCAAISSPQGGPRDKTPPRLIATSPDSAARNVKQQFIRLTFSEPIQVKDLTKNLLITPQLRPDNSYSVRTDRDAVSLLFKKPLEANTTYSFNFRKAISDATESQPAKYQALSFSTGATLDSGAVRGSVSDLLTGRPANDVVVGLYRTSDTVTVRRGQPYYLTRTDDKGQFQLRFIRVAPYRVYAWTDKNNNNRFDDGEKIAYLPAPLLVSDTTAPRVLKLVRPDRLPPRRTGIESTATQVRIQFNEGLRTATLAPLVPADAAATAAVQAATQLADFGHTLVIYKTPAISDGRYLLATADSVGNEHRDTLNIRFPVPTATGKKQAVAGTTLAGNPRTVYRQGQLRFRFPVPVQLVAGKAPGTLTEDSVKSHPLRVPAEATLSPNRTELVVNIDTKALKYIEIRLDTTAILAITGQSLGLKRAVRLPVVEQDPSGVITGPIQTSVKSFDLQLLDEKFLLVAQLHNPRGTYRFDHLAPGKYRLRVLIDQDGDGHWRGGDPKLLLPAEPVFLYPKLLEVRAGWEAEEKLSF
- a CDS encoding class I SAM-dependent methyltransferase — encoded protein: MPLESLNTSELLGKCPVCSSPDLQARLQVQDKSVSQETFTIQQCGGCGLQFTNPRPTAAHIGRYYESDAYVSHNSKAQGIVNRVYKAARFFTVRRKVALITKLNGGQVGRLLDYGCGTGHFLARAKSAGWQVTGIEPNPRARLDAASRVGQPILDASALATLPAASFEVITLWHVLEHVHLLNETLRQLLAALKPGGRLLVAVPNPESLDAQHYRQDWAAYDVPRHLYHFVPATMQALLSRHGLRISQTVPLSLDAYYVSMLSERNLPAERGGGPLAVLKAGYRSNQYAAQHGGQYSSLLYVAERTLPAAS
- the mnmG gene encoding tRNA uridine-5-carboxymethylaminomethyl(34) synthesis enzyme MnmG — its product is MFSDTEYDLIVVGAGHAGCEAAAAAANLGSQVLLVTMNLNTIAQMSCNPAMGGVAKGQIVREIDALGGQSGIITDRTMIQFRMLNRSKGPAMWSPRAQSDRMRFAEAWRLTLEQIPNVDFWQEAVTGLIVENDVCVGIRTALGIEFRSKTVVLTNGTFLNGLIHIGEKNFGGGRAAEKNSRGITEQLVELGFEAGRMKTGTPPRVDGRSLDYSKMEVQDGDANPSRFSYLDTPPLTGQRPCYITYTNERVHDILREGFEKSPMFQGRIKGLGPRYCPSVEDKINRFADKDRHQIFVEPEGWSTVECYVNGFSSSLPEDVQYRALREIAGFEKAKMFRPGYAIEYDFFPPTQLTSTLETKPVRNLWLAGQINGTTGYEEAACQGLMAGINAHQRAHDKPAFTLRRDEAYIGVLIDDLINKGTDEPYRMFTSRAEHRILLRQDNADLRLTPLGHALGLASDERLARVRQKEADTAAVLDVLQGFGIEPAAINGFLAEHGSAEIHEKTRALNLLRRPTIELPALAAALPALAEKLAAFSVEAQEQAIIQTKYETYLQKEQQQAQRMRELENFVIQGRLNYGAMPALSHEAREKLLKIQPETLGQASRISGVSPADVSVLMVYLGR
- a CDS encoding GNAT family N-acetyltransferase, coding for MSVALSRLPGDFLDYYLGQGYYRMGQNLFTCEFLPLETGLYTTHWLRLVVSRVTYGPKQRRLFRLNERFSVASRPFRLTPEYEALYARYHQSIDFEANPSLADLLLEGGAHNVFDTSIMEVRDGEQLIAAGVFDRGTDSIAGIVNFYDPAYHRHSLGKYLMLLKLEHARRQQLAYYYPGYLVHGYPKFDYKLFACAAATEVFNARTHQWRPFSWEEVNRQAAALLAERQERDQAREYN
- the ybeY gene encoding rRNA maturation RNase YbeY, translated to MSLASVAGVRYFEAPGIEFVVEDVPEFGLRDAEDLVAWIERIAAVHEYRIAQLTFIFCSDEYLHKLNMEYLNHDTLTDIITFDNADDAEVLEGDIFISVERVADNAKDLNLSFRDELHRVMIHGVLHLLGYHDKDLLSQTAMRRKEDYCLSLRTF
- a CDS encoding ATP-binding protein; this translates as MKQVKIQIPSLVENIRVVESFIDNSKDTFQIEDDIYGNIMVAVTEAVNNAIRHGNKFDKDKNVYLSLYVNPDQLKFEIEDEGTGFDYNNLDDPTAPDNLENPGGRGIFLIRHLADEVEFSKEGRRLELTFALHAGTNGTSEQAAA